The Vibrio sp. NTOU-M3 genomic sequence GTGCTCTGCAAAAAGCATACAAAGAACTTTATCGCTCTGGTAAAACGTTAGAAGAAGTGATGCCGACTCTGAAAGAAATGGCCCAAGAGTGGTCGTCAGTGCAACGCATTATTGATATCGTTGAAAACAGTGAGCGTGGCATTATTCGTTAAGGCGAAAATGCATGGAATAGATAAAGATCGCCATTTTATCAGTGGCGATCTTTTTGTGTTTTATGGATAGAGAGAACCTTTATCCATAAAACATAGGACAGAAGTGAACCTCTTATGGAAAAACCACTACGTATTGGTATTGTCGCAGGAGAGCTGTCTGGCGATACACTTGGTGAAGGCTTCATCAAAGCAATAAAATCACAATATCCCGATGCAGAGTTTGTTGGTATTGGCGGCCCAAAGATGATGGCTCAAGGGTGCGAGTCTCTGTTTGATATGGAAGAGCTGGCGGTGATGGGCTTGGTTGAAGTGTTTGGTCGGTTACCTCGTTTGCTCAAAGTGAAAGCTGAATTGGTTAAGTTTTTTACGGAAAATCCACCAGATGTTTTTATTGGTATCGATGCACCAGACTTCAATTTACGCTTAGAGCTGGATTTAAAGAACGCTGGCATCAAGACGGTTCACTACGTCAGTCCTTCCGTTTGGGCGTGGCGCCAGAAGCGAATCCATAAAATTGAAGCGGCAACAAACTTGGTGTTGGCGTTTTTACCGTTCGAAAAAGCGTTTTACGATAAGTTCAATGTCCCATGTGAATTTATTGGTCACACGCTGGCTGATGCGATTCCGTTGGTTTCTGAGAAAGCTCCTGCTCGAGAGTTACTCGGCCTTGCTCAAGATAAAAAATGGCTTGCCGTTTTACCAGGTAGCCGTGGCAATGAATTAAAAATGCTGTCACAGCCATTTATTGAAGCGTGTCAACGACTACACGAACGATACCCTGAGCTTGGGTTTGTTGTGGCGTTGGTGAATCAGAAGCGCCGTGAGCAATTTGAAGCTGCATGGCAGGAATTTGCACCAGAGCTGGATTTCAAACTTGTTGATGATACTGCTCGTAATGTGATCACCGCATCGGATGCCGTTATGCTTGCTTCGGGAACCGTAGCTTTGGAATGTATGTTGATTAAACGTCCAATGGTGGTTGGCTACCGTGTAAATGCGCTTACCGCATTCATCGCCAAACGCTTGGTTAAGACTCAATACGTCTCTCTACCCAACATTCTTGCGGATAAGGAGTTGGTGAAAGAATTCCTCTTGGAAGATTGCACAGCAGAGAATTTATCAGTAGAAATCAGTCGCCTGCTCGATACTGACGCTGGCAGTGCAATGATAGAAAAATTCACCGAGATGCATCACTGGATACGAAAGGATGCCGATCAACAAGCCGCACGCGCTGTGTTAACCCTGATAGGCAAATAATGACTATGACAAAAGATAAAAAAGAATTGCCACCTTTTGAGTATCCTCATGGTTACCACTTGGTTGCTGGTGTCGATGAAGTCGGGCGTGGGCCTTTGGTCGGGGATGTCGTGACTGCAGCCGTTATTCTTGATCCGAATAATCCAATAGAAGGGCTTAATGATTCTAAAAAATTGTCGGAGAAAAAGCGTTTAGCACTTCTTCCTGAGATCAAAGAAAAAGCACTCGCTTGGTCGGTAGGGCGCTGTTCTCCAACTGAAATTGATGAGTTGAATATTCTTCAAGCCACTATGGTAGCGATGCAAAGAGCGATTGCGGGACTATCGGTTCAGCCGGATTTAGCCTTAATTGATGGTAACCGTTGTCCTGAATTAGCAATGGATGCTCAGGCTGTAGTGAAAGGTGATTTGCGTGTGGCAGAGATAAGCGCAGCCTCCATTATTGCCAAAGTGGTGCGTGATCAAGAAATGGAAGCGCTGGATAAGGTTCATCCACAATTTGGTTTTGCTAAACATAAAGGTTATCCAACCAAAGCACATTTTGAAGCGATAGAGCAACATGGTGTGATCGCCGAACATCGCAAAAGCTTTAAGCCAATAAAAAAAGCTCTTGGTATAGAGTAACAATTTGCGGGCTATTCACGTAAAATAGCCCCTAACTTTCCGCAACGCGTTATATTCCGGAACTTTATTCATGTCAGATCCTAAGTTTATCCACCTTCGAGTTCATAGTGACTTTTCCATGGTCGACGGCCTGTCTAAGGTGCCTCCATTGGTCAAGAAAGTGGCTGAAATGGGGATGCCTGCGGTAGCATTGACTGATTTCACAAACTTGTGTGGTCTCGTTAAGTTTTATGGTACGGCTCATGGTTGTGGTATCAAGCCAATCATCGGCGCCGACTTTGCCATGCAGTCACCAGAATTTGGTGAAGAGCTGAGTAAGATTACAGTTCTGGCAGCAGACAATACCGGTTATAAGAATCTAACGTTACTGATTTCTGAGGCTTATCTTCGTGGTCATGTACAGCACCAGCCTGTAATTGATAAAGAGTGGCTTATCAATCATGCAGAAGGCCTGATCTTACTATCTGGTGGTAAAGATGGAGAAATAGGCAAAGCTTTACTCAAAGGCAATCAGGCCCTTGTTAACAGTTGCGTAGCCTTTTACCAAGCGCATTTCCCAGATCGTTTTTATCTTGAGCTGACCCGTACTGGTCGAGCTGATGAAGAAAGCTACCTTCATTTTGCTTTAGATCTTGCGGAGCAGTTTGAGCTTCCGGTTGTCGCAACAAACGACGTTGTGTTCATCTCAGAAGATCTTTTTGACGCCCATGAAATCCGCGTAGCGATTCATGATGGTTACACACTTGAAGACCCTCGTCGCCCTAAAAAATACAGTCCGCAACAATACCTTCGTACAGAAGAAGAAATGTGCGAACTGTTTGCTGATATTCCAGAAGCATTAGAAAACAGTGTTGAGATTGCTAAACGCTGTAATGTGACGGTACGTTTAGGTGAATACTTCTTACCTGCGTTCCCTACCGAAGGAATGGAAGAAACCGAGTTCTTAGTAAAGAAATCGGAAGAAGGGTTGGAAGAGCGTTTGGAATTTCTTTTTCCTGATGCAGAAGAGCGCGCAAAGCGCCGACCAGAGTATGATGATCGCTTGAAAATTGAATTGGAAGTGATCAACAACATGGGTTTCCCGGGGTACTTTTTGATCGTAATGGAGTTCATCCAGTGGTCGAAAGATAACGATATCCCTGTAGGCCCTGGGCGAGGTTCTGGTGCAGGTTCCCTTGTTGCATATGCGTTGAAAATCACGGATCTTGACCCGCTTGAATATGATTTGCTCTTCGAACGTTTCTTAAACCCAGAACGTGTTTCGATGCCCGATTTCGACGTCGATTTTTGTATGGATAAACGTGATCAGGTGATTGATCACGTAGCAGAAATGTACGGCCGCGATGCGGTATCTCAGATCATCACCTTTGGTACCATGGCTGCGAAGGCGGTTATCCGAGATGTGGGCCGCGTATTAGGGCATCCATTTGGTTTTGTTGATCGTATCTCTAAACTGGTACCGCCAGATCCGGGTATGACACTGGAAAAGGCATTTAAAGCCGAGCCAGCGCTACCTGAGCTTTATAATAACGATGAGGAAGTCAAAGACCTTATCGATATGTGCCGCATTTTGGAAGGGTGTACGCGAAATGCTGGTAAGCACGCGGGTGGGGTTGTGATTTCCCCAACCACCATTACCGATTTTGCCCCGATTTATGCGGATGCCGAAGGCCATTTCCCCGTAACACAGTTCGACAAAAACGACGTAGAAACCGCAGGCTTAGTTAAATTTGACTTCTTGGGTCTACGAACTCTAACCATCATCGATTGGGCGTTAGGGTTGATCAACCCTCGTTTAGAGAAAGAAGGCAAAGACCCAGTTCGAATTGAATCGATCGATTTGGCCGACGACACTTCATTCCGTTTGCTTCAGAACTCTGAAACCACTGCAGTATTCCAGCTTGAATCGCGTGGTATGAAAGAGCTGATCAAACGCCTTCAACCTGACTGTTTTGAAGATATCATCGCATTGGTGGCCTTGTTCCGTCCAGGACCATTGCAGTCAGGCATGGTAGATAACTTTATCGACCGTAAACATGGTCGCGAAGCCATCTCATACCCTGATGAAAAGTGGCAACATGAGTCGTTGAAGGAAATCCTTGATCCGACCTACGGCATTATTCTCTATCAGGAACAGGTCATGCAGATCGCACAGGTACTGTCTGGTTATACCCTTGGTGGTGCAGACATGCTGCGACGTGCGATGGGTAAGAAAAAACCTGAAGAAATGGCTAAGCAGCGTGCGACATTTGAAGATGGCGCGGTGAAGAATGGTGTTGATGGCGAGTTGGCGATGAAAATCTTCGACTTGGTAGAAAAATTCGCCGGTTATGGTTTTAACAAATCTCACTCAGCAGCCTACGCCTTAGTTTCTTACCAAACGCTTTGGCTTAAAACACACTTTCCTGCAGAGTTTATGGCGGCGGTAATGACCGCTGATATGGATAACACGGAAAAAGTGGTTGGCTTAGTCGACGAATGTTTCCGAATGAAGTTAAAGGTATTGCCGCCAGACATCAATGCGGGCTTGTATCGCTTTAATGTCGACGAAGATGGTGCGATTGTTTATGGCATCGGCGCAATCAAAGGGGTTGGTGAAGGCCCGATTGAAGCAATATTGGTTGCGCGCAATAAAGATGGCCACTTTAAAGACTTATTTGACTTCTGTGCTCGTATTGATCTGAAAAAAGTGAATAAACGAGTCATTGAGAAATTAATTTACGCAGGGGCGCTTGATCGTCTTGGTCCTCATCGTGCAGCATTGATGGCTTCGCTGGATGATGCGGTCAAAGCAGCAAGCCAACATCACCAAGCTGAAGCATTTGGTCAGTCCGATCTTTTTGGCGTATTAACTGAAGCGCCAGAAGAAGTTGAGCACAAATACACTAAGGTGCCACCATGGCCTGAAAAGGTTTGGCTGGAAGGTGAGCGTGATACATTAGGGCTTTATTTGACCGGGCACCCAATTAATGCCTATCTCAAGGAACTCGGTAAGTACACCAGTTGTCGACTAAAAGACGCCACGCCAACGCGTCGTGATCAATCCGTTACTGTGGCAGGTTTAGTTATTGCCGCTCGAGTGATGACAACTAAACGTGGAACCCGAATTGGTATCATGACGTTGGATGATCGCAGTGGACGAATGGAAGTCATGCTGTTCTCTGATGCGCTTGATCGTTATGCTGAACTTCTCGAAAAAGACAAAATTTTGGTGATTTCTGGACAGGTCAGCTTTGATGATTTCAATGGTGGTCTTAAAATGTCCGCGCGCGAGGTCATGGATCTTGGCGCTGCACGTGAAAAATACGCACGTGGTGTATCTGTTTCGATTGATGAATCTCAGATAGACGATCAGTTTTTCGAGCGTTTCAGTAAAATACTGGAGCCTCACCGAGCAGGTAGCGTACCTGTGAATGTATACTACCAACGTTGTGATGCGCGAGCGCGGATCGCCTTGGGGACAGAATGGCGAGTGACGCCAAGTGATACATTATTAGACGAATTAAAACAGTTGCTTGGTAAGAGCCAGGTAGAACTCGAATTTAACTAAAAATTCGATATACAAATATCGAGTGAAAAGGATCCATAGATGAGCCTAAACTTTCTAGAATTTGAAAAGCCAATTGCAGAACTTGAAGCGAAAATCGAAGCGTTACGTGATGTTTCTCGCCACGGTGGTGAAGCGGGCGTTGATTTAGATAAAGAAATCGAACAGCTAGAGAAAAAAAGCTTAGAGCTTAAAAAGAAAATCTTTAACGATCTTGGTGCTTGGGAAACAGCGCAGCTTGCTCGTCACCCTCTTCGTCCATACACATTAGACTACGTTGAGCACGTTTTCACGGAGTTTGATGAACTGGCTGGTGATCGTGCTTATGCTGATGACAAAGCTATTGTTGGTGGTATTGCTCGCCTAGAAGGGCGTCCAGTGATGATCATTGGCCACCAAAAAGGTCGTGAGACGAAAGAAAAGGTGAAGCGTAACTTTGGTATGCCAAAACCGGAAGGTTACCGTAAGGCCCTTCGTCTAATGGAAATGGCAGAGCGTTTTAAAATGCCTATCATCACGTTCATTGACACGGCTGGTGCATACCCAGGTGTTGGTGCAGAAGAACGTGGTCAATCTGAAGCGATCGCAAAAAACCTTAAAGTGATGGCTGGCCTTAAAGTGCCTGTTATTTGTAACGTTGTTGGTGAAGGCGGCTCTGGTGGCGCATTGGCGATTGGTGTTGGCGATTACGTGAATATGCTTCAGTACTCGACTTACTCAGTGATCTCTCCTGAAGGGTGTGCATCTATCCTTTGGCGTGATTCAGATAAAGCACCACAAGCTGCAGAAGCGATGGGTCTGATTGCTCCTCGTTTAAAAGAGCTTGAGCTGATTGATGAAATCATTGAAGAGCCACTTGGTGGCGCGCATCGTGATCACATTCAAATGGCCGAAAACATGAAAGCAACACTTCTAAAACAATTAGAAGAGCTTGAGCAATTTGGTGCTGAAGATTTGCTAGAGCGTCGTTACCAACGCTTGATGAGTTACGGTTACTGTTAAGCAGTATGAATTGATAAAAAGGCCGAACTCAGTTCGGCCTTTTTTGTGTCTGGCAGACAAGGACAAAGATTGGGTTTCACGCTAAACTAGCTCTGATTTTGGATTACTTGTCACTGAATATGCCCGAGTTATATCACCAGTTCTCTCAGCTACTACATCAACACTACCAACCTGAACATAAAATCGTTATCGCTTTTAGTGGCGGTATCGATTCTCGTGTTTTACTTGATTTAGCCCATCAATATCAGCGGCAACACCCGGTAAATATAATGGCAATCTATGTTCATCATGGGTTGAGCTCAAATGCGGATGAATGGGCGGAAAATTGTGCACGCTGGGCAGCGCAAGCAGGTATTGCTTTTAAGGTCGAGTATGTTCAGTTAGCTTCCGCTAGTGGTGAAAGTATCGAGAAGTTGGCGAGAGAAGCACGTTACCAAGCTCTCGAAAAGCACTTGAACCAAGGTGATCTGCTGTTAACAGGGCAACATGCCGATGACCAATTGGAAACGTTCTTGCTGGCATTAAAGCGAGGTAGTGGGCCCAAAGGCTTATCTTCAATGGCTGAAAGTATGCCGTTTGCTGGTGGAAAAGTAGTTCGCCCCTTACTGAAATGCTCACGCGCTCAAATTGAAGCGTATGCTGAATCCAGAAACTTAGCTTGGGTGGAGGATGAAAGTAACCAAGATACTCGTTTTGATCGCAACTTCATCCGCCATCAAGTAACTCCAGTGTTAACTGAGCGCTGGCCTTTTTATCGTCAGTCAGTGCAGCGCAGTGCAGAATTGTGCGCCGAACAAGAAGCACTGCTCAATGAGCTATTAGCTGAAAAGTTTCAATCAGCACTGCAAAGTGACGGTAGCCTGTCTATTGCTGTGCTAGCGGATAGCTCAGAGTTGGCGAGAGTACGCTTACTCAGAATGTGGTTTGAGCATCATCATCAGCTGATGCCTAGTCGAGAGCACAGTTTGATGATTTGGCAACAAATTGCATTGGCTAAACAAGACGCAAATCCGCAACTCAATCTTCAACCTGTACAAATTCGCCGTTTTAATGGTGCGTTACACATGCTTGTGCAGTGGGCAGACGTGAGTCAATGGCGTAGTGTGTTTAAGCTGGGTGAGACCTTGAACTTACCTGATAGTCTTGGCTGCTTATCACTCCAAGACAGCGGTGCTCAGAACCATCTCCGACTACCAGAAGGGAAAGCGACGTGTTTTGATGTGGTATTTGAGCCGCAAGGTTTAAGTGCTCATCCTGTTGGTCGTGGTCATAGCCGTAAGCTTAAGAAGCTGTTTCAAGAATATGATGTGCCTAGCTGGCAGAGACGCCGAACTCCAATTTTACTCCATCAAGGTCGGGTAGTTGCAGTTGCAGGTTTGTTTATAGATCAAGCGTTTGCAGGTCACGATTGTGAACTTCTCTGGAGCAAGTAATCCGATTTTGTGTAAGAATCGTATAATAAAAACACGATAAATTAAGGAAGAGCAATGAAAAAAGTCGCACTGGGAATCATTATCGGCATAGGCATGATTGGAGGGCAAGCGGTCGCTGGTGATATTGAAGCGGGTAAAGCGAAAGCGATGGTTTGTGCTGCATGCCATGGTGCAGATGGTATGGCGACCATTCCAGGTTACCCCCATTTAAAAGGACAAAATGAGCAATACATTATTTCTTCGATTAAAGCTTATAAAAACAAAGAGCGAACGGGTGGCCTTGCCGCGGTGATGCAAGCGCAGGCTGCATTGCTAAACGATGATGATATTGCGAATTTGGCTGCGTACTATTCGAGCTTGAAATAGTTGAATGTATTCATGATGAGCCCGAGCCTATATGCTCGGGCTTTTTGTTGATTGTTAGCCTTTGCTGGCTGATAATAGCGGCAACGCCAAAAGTTTAAGGGATGAACATGAAGAAAATTGAAGCGATCATTA encodes the following:
- the lpxB gene encoding lipid-A-disaccharide synthase → MEKPLRIGIVAGELSGDTLGEGFIKAIKSQYPDAEFVGIGGPKMMAQGCESLFDMEELAVMGLVEVFGRLPRLLKVKAELVKFFTENPPDVFIGIDAPDFNLRLELDLKNAGIKTVHYVSPSVWAWRQKRIHKIEAATNLVLAFLPFEKAFYDKFNVPCEFIGHTLADAIPLVSEKAPARELLGLAQDKKWLAVLPGSRGNELKMLSQPFIEACQRLHERYPELGFVVALVNQKRREQFEAAWQEFAPELDFKLVDDTARNVITASDAVMLASGTVALECMLIKRPMVVGYRVNALTAFIAKRLVKTQYVSLPNILADKELVKEFLLEDCTAENLSVEISRLLDTDAGSAMIEKFTEMHHWIRKDADQQAARAVLTLIGK
- the rnhB gene encoding ribonuclease HII; amino-acid sequence: MTKDKKELPPFEYPHGYHLVAGVDEVGRGPLVGDVVTAAVILDPNNPIEGLNDSKKLSEKKRLALLPEIKEKALAWSVGRCSPTEIDELNILQATMVAMQRAIAGLSVQPDLALIDGNRCPELAMDAQAVVKGDLRVAEISAASIIAKVVRDQEMEALDKVHPQFGFAKHKGYPTKAHFEAIEQHGVIAEHRKSFKPIKKALGIE
- the dnaE gene encoding DNA polymerase III subunit alpha — encoded protein: MSDPKFIHLRVHSDFSMVDGLSKVPPLVKKVAEMGMPAVALTDFTNLCGLVKFYGTAHGCGIKPIIGADFAMQSPEFGEELSKITVLAADNTGYKNLTLLISEAYLRGHVQHQPVIDKEWLINHAEGLILLSGGKDGEIGKALLKGNQALVNSCVAFYQAHFPDRFYLELTRTGRADEESYLHFALDLAEQFELPVVATNDVVFISEDLFDAHEIRVAIHDGYTLEDPRRPKKYSPQQYLRTEEEMCELFADIPEALENSVEIAKRCNVTVRLGEYFLPAFPTEGMEETEFLVKKSEEGLEERLEFLFPDAEERAKRRPEYDDRLKIELEVINNMGFPGYFLIVMEFIQWSKDNDIPVGPGRGSGAGSLVAYALKITDLDPLEYDLLFERFLNPERVSMPDFDVDFCMDKRDQVIDHVAEMYGRDAVSQIITFGTMAAKAVIRDVGRVLGHPFGFVDRISKLVPPDPGMTLEKAFKAEPALPELYNNDEEVKDLIDMCRILEGCTRNAGKHAGGVVISPTTITDFAPIYADAEGHFPVTQFDKNDVETAGLVKFDFLGLRTLTIIDWALGLINPRLEKEGKDPVRIESIDLADDTSFRLLQNSETTAVFQLESRGMKELIKRLQPDCFEDIIALVALFRPGPLQSGMVDNFIDRKHGREAISYPDEKWQHESLKEILDPTYGIILYQEQVMQIAQVLSGYTLGGADMLRRAMGKKKPEEMAKQRATFEDGAVKNGVDGELAMKIFDLVEKFAGYGFNKSHSAAYALVSYQTLWLKTHFPAEFMAAVMTADMDNTEKVVGLVDECFRMKLKVLPPDINAGLYRFNVDEDGAIVYGIGAIKGVGEGPIEAILVARNKDGHFKDLFDFCARIDLKKVNKRVIEKLIYAGALDRLGPHRAALMASLDDAVKAASQHHQAEAFGQSDLFGVLTEAPEEVEHKYTKVPPWPEKVWLEGERDTLGLYLTGHPINAYLKELGKYTSCRLKDATPTRRDQSVTVAGLVIAARVMTTKRGTRIGIMTLDDRSGRMEVMLFSDALDRYAELLEKDKILVISGQVSFDDFNGGLKMSAREVMDLGAAREKYARGVSVSIDESQIDDQFFERFSKILEPHRAGSVPVNVYYQRCDARARIALGTEWRVTPSDTLLDELKQLLGKSQVELEFN
- the accA gene encoding acetyl-CoA carboxylase carboxyl transferase subunit alpha → MSLNFLEFEKPIAELEAKIEALRDVSRHGGEAGVDLDKEIEQLEKKSLELKKKIFNDLGAWETAQLARHPLRPYTLDYVEHVFTEFDELAGDRAYADDKAIVGGIARLEGRPVMIIGHQKGRETKEKVKRNFGMPKPEGYRKALRLMEMAERFKMPIITFIDTAGAYPGVGAEERGQSEAIAKNLKVMAGLKVPVICNVVGEGGSGGALAIGVGDYVNMLQYSTYSVISPEGCASILWRDSDKAPQAAEAMGLIAPRLKELELIDEIIEEPLGGAHRDHIQMAENMKATLLKQLEELEQFGAEDLLERRYQRLMSYGYC
- the tilS gene encoding tRNA lysidine(34) synthetase TilS; the protein is MPELYHQFSQLLHQHYQPEHKIVIAFSGGIDSRVLLDLAHQYQRQHPVNIMAIYVHHGLSSNADEWAENCARWAAQAGIAFKVEYVQLASASGESIEKLAREARYQALEKHLNQGDLLLTGQHADDQLETFLLALKRGSGPKGLSSMAESMPFAGGKVVRPLLKCSRAQIEAYAESRNLAWVEDESNQDTRFDRNFIRHQVTPVLTERWPFYRQSVQRSAELCAEQEALLNELLAEKFQSALQSDGSLSIAVLADSSELARVRLLRMWFEHHHQLMPSREHSLMIWQQIALAKQDANPQLNLQPVQIRRFNGALHMLVQWADVSQWRSVFKLGETLNLPDSLGCLSLQDSGAQNHLRLPEGKATCFDVVFEPQGLSAHPVGRGHSRKLKKLFQEYDVPSWQRRRTPILLHQGRVVAVAGLFIDQAFAGHDCELLWSK
- a CDS encoding cytochrome c; translated protein: MKKVALGIIIGIGMIGGQAVAGDIEAGKAKAMVCAACHGADGMATIPGYPHLKGQNEQYIISSIKAYKNKERTGGLAAVMQAQAALLNDDDIANLAAYYSSLK